The stretch of DNA GCATTGCGAGGTTCGAATGCCCCTCGAGCGAGCAACGGTATCAGCGATTCACGGTCTTCAGGCTTGAGTCCAATCCGAGTCGTCCAGTCCTTGGTCCAATCGTCGTAATCATTCGTTTGCCCGTCGCCCATCCCTGTTTCGCCGTGACACTTGCTGCAGGATGCTACCTTGCCACGGAAAAGCTCTTGTCCTCGCTTGACCGATGCCAGGAACGCTTCAGCTTGCTCGCCAGATTTCAGCTTCAAGACATCGGCGTAGTCTTCCGCAACCGGGACATCGGCGGGTGGTTCAGGAACTTCGATCACTTCATCTTGAGCTTCGAGCCACGACTCGCCAATTTCCACGGCGTAGTCTTCCGCGTATTCCCAAGCTTCTTCGTACGCCTCGAAAGCGTCCAATCGCTGAGCATCCAATTCCGTAAGTGCGTCCTCGTCCTTCTCGCTTAGTGCTTCAAGCTCGCTTCTAAGAGACGGATTGGATTTCAGTCGATTACCAAGATCTGAATTAATGATGCGATCGCCCTCTTCACCCAAGAGCCCATCAAAGATCGCGATATCGATGGCCTGACGTTCCAACTCGCCTCGCCACGACAAGTAAATCACGTAATCAACGAGAGCGTCGATATCGGAATCCGTTAGTTCAGGGATCTTCACCATCGCGGTCCCACCAATACCATGTTTAATCAGCTTGGCAAAGTCGTCTTTAGCGGGCTTGCTCCCGCGAGGTGTTGACTTGAACTTGAAAACGCCCATTCGGTAGTCGCGAGGGTAAGGGACTTGGACCGCAGCGGTGGGACCTCGGCCGTTTCCAGTGATTCCGTGGCATACAACGCAGTGCTTACGATACAGACCACGACCTTCGGCATCTGCCGGCCCGGATGCTTTGACCAAGTTATCCATGGCAACGATCGAAGCGAGTTCTTCATCTTCGGTGATCACTTCGGGCAACTTCGGATCATCAGGCGTTCCAAACATCTGCCCTGCAAGCCAGTGCGTGTCTCGCGCGGCTTCGGCCATCGGAATTTCTTCCTGA from Rubripirellula amarantea encodes:
- a CDS encoding cytochrome c; this translates as MKNSRICMLALLLVATTIGCNVQTEPMAAFEPNLVHAMKYQIQEEIPMAEAARDTHWLAGQMFGTPDDPKLPEVITEDEELASIVAMDNLVKASGPADAEGRGLYRKHCVVCHGITGNGRGPTAAVQVPYPRDYRMGVFKFKSTPRGSKPAKDDFAKLIKHGIGGTAMVKIPELTDSDIDALVDYVIYLSWRGELERQAIDIAIFDGLLGEEGDRIINSDLGNRLKSNPSLRSELEALSEKDEDALTELDAQRLDAFEAYEEAWEYAEDYAVEIGESWLEAQDEVIEVPEPPADVPVAEDYADVLKLKSGEQAEAFLASVKRGQELFRGKVASCSKCHGETGMGDGQTNDYDDWTKDWTTRIGLKPEDRESLIPLLARGAFEPRNALPRNFAEGVFRGGASSEDLYLRITQGIEGSPMPAATFVEGQFEEDDVWHLINYIRSLQTVVPEPEAT